A genomic window from Elaeis guineensis isolate ETL-2024a chromosome 3, EG11, whole genome shotgun sequence includes:
- the LOC105040405 gene encoding DEAD-box ATP-dependent RNA helicase 20 isoform X2 — MSRYDSRASDPGSYRRSDAGFGGGSQSYGRGYESSSKREAEVGADLDGLTLFEKNFYVESPSVVAMTESEVEAYRRKREITIEGRDVPKPIREFRDAGFPDYIMQEINKAGFVEPTPIQSQGWPMALRGRDLIGIAETGSGKTLAYLLPAIVHVNAQPILAPGDGPIVLVLAPTRELAVQIQQEATKFGASSRIKSTCIYGGVPKGPQVRDLQKGVEIVIATPGRLIDMLESHYTNLRRVTYLVLDEADRMLDMGFEPQIRKIVSQIRPDRQTLYWSATWPKEVEQLARQFLYNPYKVIIGSIDLKANHAIHQRVEIVSESQKYNKLIKLLEDIMDGSRILIFMDTKKGCDQITRQLRTDGWPALSIHGDKSQAERDWVLSEFKSGKSPIMTATDVAARGLDVKDVKYVINYDFPGSLEDYVHRIGRTGRAGAKGTAYTFFTAANARFAKDLINILEEAGQKVSSELAAMGRGAPPPPAGAI; from the exons ATGAGCCGCTATGATAGCCGTGCCAGCGATCCCGGATCCTATCGGCGAAG TGATGCGGGATTCGGGGGTGGTTCTCAGAGCTACGGCAGGGGCTATGAGTCCTCAAGCAAAAGAGAAGCGGAGGTTGGCGCCGACTTGGACGGGCTGACTCTCTTCGAGAAGAATTTCTACGTGGAGTCCCCTTCCGTGGTGGCCATGACCGAGTCCGAGGTGGAGGCCTACCGCCGCAAGAGGGAGATCACGATCGAGGGTCGCGACGTGCCCAAGCCCATCAGAGAGTTCCGGGATGCCGGATTTCCGG ATTATATTATGCAAGAGATTAATAAAGCTGGATTTGTTGAGCCTACTCCTATTCAATCACAGGGCTGGCCAATGGCTTTAAGGGGTCGTGATCTTATTGGCATTGCTGAAACAGGATCAGGAAAGACACTTGCCTATCTGTTACCTGCAATTGTTCATGTTAATGCTCAGCCAATTTTAG CTCCTGGTGATGGCCCAATTGTTTTGGTGTTGGCTCCTACTCGTGAACTTGCTGTCCAGATACAACAAGAAGCAACTAAATTTGGGGCATCATCAAGGATAAAAAGCACTTGTATATATGGTGGGGTTCCAAAGGGTCCTCAGGTTCGAGATCTTCAGAAAG GAGTTGAAATTGTTATTGCTACCCCGGGACGATTGATTGATATGCTAGAATCACATTATACAAACCTGAGGAGGGTCACCTATCTTGTTTTGGACGAGGCAGACCGTATGCTAGACATGGGTTTTGAACCTCAAATAAGGAAAATTGTTTCCCAG ATTCGTCCAGATCGTCAAACTCTTTATTGGAGCGCCACTTGGCCAAAGGAGGTTGAACAACTTGCAAGGCAGTTCCTATACAACCCATACAAG GTGATTATTGGTTCCATAGACTTGAAAGCTAATCATGCAATTCACCAGCGTGTAGAGATTGTCTCAGAGAGTCAGAAATATAACAA ACTGATCAAACTGCTGGAGGATATTATGGATGGCAGTCGGATTCTGATATTCATGGACACAAAGAAGGGCTGTGATCAAATAACGAGGCAACTGCGCACAGATGGCTGGCCTGCCCTGTCAATCCATGGTGACAAAAGCCAAGCTGAAAGGGACTGGGTCCTCTCGGAGTTCAAATCAGGGAAGAGTCCTATAATGACTGCTACTGATGTTGCTGCTCGTGGTTTGG ATGTGAAGGATGTGAAATATGTGATCAACTACGACTTTCCTGGATCATTGGAGGATTATGTCCACCGCATTGGTCGAACAGGAAGAGCTGGGGCCAAGGGAACGGCATATACCTTTTTTACTGCAGCTAATGCAAGATTTGCTAAGGATCTTATTAATATACTGGAAGAAGCTGGGCAGAAAGTCAGTTCTGAACTGGCTGCAATGGGTCGAGGTGCTCCGCCTCCCCCTGCAG GTGCAATATGA
- the LOC105040405 gene encoding DEAD-box ATP-dependent RNA helicase 20 isoform X1, with protein sequence MSRYDSRASDPGSYRRSDAGFGGGSQSYGRGYESSSKREAEVGADLDGLTLFEKNFYVESPSVVAMTESEVEAYRRKREITIEGRDVPKPIREFRDAGFPDYIMQEINKAGFVEPTPIQSQGWPMALRGRDLIGIAETGSGKTLAYLLPAIVHVNAQPILAPGDGPIVLVLAPTRELAVQIQQEATKFGASSRIKSTCIYGGVPKGPQVRDLQKGVEIVIATPGRLIDMLESHYTNLRRVTYLVLDEADRMLDMGFEPQIRKIVSQIRPDRQTLYWSATWPKEVEQLARQFLYNPYKVIIGSIDLKANHAIHQRVEIVSESQKYNKLIKLLEDIMDGSRILIFMDTKKGCDQITRQLRTDGWPALSIHGDKSQAERDWVLSEFKSGKSPIMTATDVAARGLDVKDVKYVINYDFPGSLEDYVHRIGRTGRAGAKGTAYTFFTAANARFAKDLINILEEAGQKVSSELAAMGRGAPPPPAGHGGFRDRGRGFGGGRPWS encoded by the exons ATGAGCCGCTATGATAGCCGTGCCAGCGATCCCGGATCCTATCGGCGAAG TGATGCGGGATTCGGGGGTGGTTCTCAGAGCTACGGCAGGGGCTATGAGTCCTCAAGCAAAAGAGAAGCGGAGGTTGGCGCCGACTTGGACGGGCTGACTCTCTTCGAGAAGAATTTCTACGTGGAGTCCCCTTCCGTGGTGGCCATGACCGAGTCCGAGGTGGAGGCCTACCGCCGCAAGAGGGAGATCACGATCGAGGGTCGCGACGTGCCCAAGCCCATCAGAGAGTTCCGGGATGCCGGATTTCCGG ATTATATTATGCAAGAGATTAATAAAGCTGGATTTGTTGAGCCTACTCCTATTCAATCACAGGGCTGGCCAATGGCTTTAAGGGGTCGTGATCTTATTGGCATTGCTGAAACAGGATCAGGAAAGACACTTGCCTATCTGTTACCTGCAATTGTTCATGTTAATGCTCAGCCAATTTTAG CTCCTGGTGATGGCCCAATTGTTTTGGTGTTGGCTCCTACTCGTGAACTTGCTGTCCAGATACAACAAGAAGCAACTAAATTTGGGGCATCATCAAGGATAAAAAGCACTTGTATATATGGTGGGGTTCCAAAGGGTCCTCAGGTTCGAGATCTTCAGAAAG GAGTTGAAATTGTTATTGCTACCCCGGGACGATTGATTGATATGCTAGAATCACATTATACAAACCTGAGGAGGGTCACCTATCTTGTTTTGGACGAGGCAGACCGTATGCTAGACATGGGTTTTGAACCTCAAATAAGGAAAATTGTTTCCCAG ATTCGTCCAGATCGTCAAACTCTTTATTGGAGCGCCACTTGGCCAAAGGAGGTTGAACAACTTGCAAGGCAGTTCCTATACAACCCATACAAG GTGATTATTGGTTCCATAGACTTGAAAGCTAATCATGCAATTCACCAGCGTGTAGAGATTGTCTCAGAGAGTCAGAAATATAACAA ACTGATCAAACTGCTGGAGGATATTATGGATGGCAGTCGGATTCTGATATTCATGGACACAAAGAAGGGCTGTGATCAAATAACGAGGCAACTGCGCACAGATGGCTGGCCTGCCCTGTCAATCCATGGTGACAAAAGCCAAGCTGAAAGGGACTGGGTCCTCTCGGAGTTCAAATCAGGGAAGAGTCCTATAATGACTGCTACTGATGTTGCTGCTCGTGGTTTGG ATGTGAAGGATGTGAAATATGTGATCAACTACGACTTTCCTGGATCATTGGAGGATTATGTCCACCGCATTGGTCGAACAGGAAGAGCTGGGGCCAAGGGAACGGCATATACCTTTTTTACTGCAGCTAATGCAAGATTTGCTAAGGATCTTATTAATATACTGGAAGAAGCTGGGCAGAAAGTCAGTTCTGAACTGGCTGCAATGGGTCGAGGTGCTCCGCCTCCCCCTGCAG GTCATGGGGGATTTCGTGATCGTGGTAGGGGTTTTGGTGGTGGTCGTCCATGGAGCTGA